The following coding sequences lie in one Arachis ipaensis cultivar K30076 chromosome B03, Araip1.1, whole genome shotgun sequence genomic window:
- the LOC107630370 gene encoding GATA transcription factor 21, with protein MMIPSHHPIPFDLNEEHHLFTTTTYPQLSSPSSSLSSYSYLDQHPNHLQITHQQAEKIHVPSSGGSWDHIHDHRKEEEEEEKDGNKKSSKLLKLKILKKEERNENQAHDDEEDHGSVKWMSSKMRIMGGSDTNNFRLRFDEEGPKQQPSLSPLGTDNSSSNSNNNNSSSNRHENNNNMIVRVCSDCHTTKTPLWRSGPRGPKSLCNACGIRQRKARRAAAAAAAAEVAASENDTTLMASTDDDDGSLHGMKKKEKKLHKHNNKDKKLKAKCSAPNQLKKKHKIGTNNNKLSHRGRKKVGFEDLTISLSKNLALNVFPHDEKEAAILLMALSYGLLHGFPSDRYLD; from the exons ATGATGATACCAAGTCATCATCCTATTCCTTTTGATCTCAATGAAGAACATCACCTCTTCACTACTACTACATATCCTCaactttcttctccttcttcttctttatcatcTTATTCTTATTTGGACCAACATCCAAACCATTTACAAATAACTCATCAACAG gcTGAGAAGATTCATGTTCCTTCTAGTGGAGGATCATGGGATCATATTCATGACcacagaaaagaagaagaagaagaagagaaggatggaAACAAAAAGAGTAGTAAACTGCTCAagttgaaaattttgaagaaagaagaaaggaatgAAAATCAAGCTCATGATGATGAGGAGGACCATGGTTCGGTGAAGTGGATGTCTTCAAAGATGAGGATCATGGGTGGTTCTGATACTAATAATTTCAGGTTAAGGTTTGATGAAGAGGGACCAAAGCAGCAACCGTCGCTATCCCCTTTAGGAACTGATAATAGCAGCAGCAACAGTAACAACAACAACTCTTCTTCAAACCGtcatgaaaataataataatatgattgtTAGGGTTTGTTCTGATTGCCACACCACAAAGACCCCTCTTTGGAGAAGTGGACCAAGAGGCCCCAAG TCTCTTTGCAATGCTTGTGGAATTAGACAAAGGAAGGCGAGGAGAGCTGccgcggcggcggcggcggcggaggTTGCAGCATCAGAGAACGATACAACTCTCATGGCTTctactgatgatgatgatggatctCTTCATGgtatgaagaagaaggaaaagaagttaCACAAGCACAACAACAAAGATAAGAAGTTGAAAGCCAAGTGTAGTGCACCAAatcagttgaaaaagaagcacaaaattGGAACCAATAACAATAAATTATCTCATAGAGGAAGAAAGAAGGTTGGTTTTGAAGACCTGACAATAAGTTTGAGCAAGAACTTGGCTTTAAATGTGTTCCCTCATGATGAGAAAGAGGCTGCAATCTTGCTCATGGCCTTATCCTATGGTTTACTTCATGGATTTCCCTCAGATCGTTACTTAGATTaa